The Kribbella shirazensis genomic interval TCTCGCTGCTGTCGAACATCCGCGAGACCGTGACGAACGGCGGATGGGTGTTCTCGCGGTGGATGGGCAACACCGTCTTCTACTCGGTGGTCAGTGCGGGCGGGGCCGCGTTCCTGTGCGCGCTCGGCGGATACGGCTTCGCGAAGTACCGGTTCCGCGGGAACGGCGCGATGTTCGGGCTGGTGCTCGGCGCGATCATGGTGCCGACCACGGCACTCGCGATCCCGACGTACCTGCTGTTCAGCAAGGCGAGTCTGGTGAACACGCCGTGGGCGATCATCCTGCCGTCGCTGGTGAGCCCGTTCGGCCTGTACCTGATGCGGATCTACGCACAGGACGCCGTTCCGGACGGGATCATCGAGGCGGCCCGGATCGACGGGGCGGGCGAGTTCCGGATCTTCTTCCAGGTCGCACTCCGGATGCTTGCCCCGGGCATCGTCACTGTGCTGCTGTTCACGCTGGTCGCGACCTGGAACAACTATTTCCTGCCGCTCATCATGCTCAACAACCCGGACCTGTACCCGATCACCCTGGGACTGGCCCAATGGTCGTCACAGGCGAGCGCCGGCGGCGGCACGACCGGCGCCGTGCTGTCCCTGGTGATCACCGGGTCCTTCCTGTCCGTCGTCCCGCTGATCGCCGCGTTCCTGCTGCTGCAGCGGTACTGGCAGTCGGGGCTGGCCTCCGGCGGCATCAAAGCCTGACTTCTACCCTTGGGAGAACCACTGTGCAAGAGCGTGTGCTCTTCGGCGCTGCGTACTATCACGAATACCAGCCCCACGACCGGCTCAACCAGGATCTCGACCTGATGGCCGCTGCTCGTTTTTCGGTGATCCGGGTGGGCGAGTCGGTCTGGTCGACCTGGGAGCCGGAGAACGGGCGCTTCGACGTCGACTGGCTGCAACCCGTCCTCGACGGCGCGCAGGCACGGGGCATCGCGGTCGTGCTCGGCACCCCGACGTACGCCGTACCGCCCTGGCTGGCCCGCCTCTACCCGGAGATCACCGGCGAACGGAGGACCGGGCAACGGATCGGCTGGGGCGCCCGGCAGGAGGTGGACTTCACCCATCCCGGCTTCCGGTTCCACGCCGAGCGCGTGATCCGCAAGATCACCGAGCGGTACGCCGATCACCCGGCGGTCATCGGCTTTCAGGTGGACAACGAGCCGGGCAACGAGTTGCTGCACAACCACGGCGTCTTCCAGCGCTTCGTCGACACTCTCCGGCACAAGTACGGCGACGTGCAGACGCTGAACGACGCTTGGGGTCTCGTCTACTGGTCGCACCGGTTGTCGGACTGGGCCGACCTGTGGACGCCGGACGGCAACGTCCAGCCGCAGTACGACGTGGCGTGGCGGCAGTTCCAGGCGGACCAGACGACCGAGTTCATCGGCTGGCAGGCCGACATCGTGCGCGAGTACGCGCGTCCGGACCAGTTCGTGACCACCTGCATCGCCTACGAGCGCCCTGCCGTCGCCGACGACGAGCTGGTACGACGCCTCGACGTGACGGCCGGCAACGCGTACTACTCCATGCAGGACGGACTGCGGCACCCGCACGCCGGGTCGGCCCAACAGGGCTGGACCACCAACGGCACCTGGGCGCTCTACCTCAGTGCGGACCGGATGTACTCCTCGAAACAGAGCCCCTTCCTCGTGACCGAGACCAACGCACAGTCGATCGGCTTCCCGTGGAACAACCGTCCGGCGTACGACGGCCAGTGGCGGCAGGCCGCGTGGGCGCTGGTGTCGCGTGGCGCCAAGATGATCGAGTACTGGCACTGGCACACGCTGCACTTCGGCGCGGAGACCTACTGGGGCGGAGTCCTGCCGCACAGCGGTCAGCCGGGCCGCACGTACCGGGAGGTCGCACAGCTCGGTGCCGAGTTCGAGGCCGCGGGCTCACTCGTCGTGGACCTCACCCCGGACAGCGACCTGACGTTGCTCTACTCGACGCCCAGCAAGTGGCTGATGCAGAAGTACCCCGCGCTCGCGCACGCGGACGGCAGCCCGGACGAGCGTTCGTACCACGGTTTCTTCGATCCCTTCTATCGTGGGGCTTTCGACGCCGGTCTCCAGGTCCGCATCCTGCACACGAGCCAGTTCACCGGATCGGTGCGGGACCACCCGGTTCTCGTCGTACCGGCGCTCTATCTGGCTGACACCGACCTGCTGGACCAGCTGGCCGCGTACGCCGAGGTCGGTGGGCACCTCGTCGTCGGACCACGGACCGGGTACGCCGACCACGAGGCACGAGCGCGCACCGACGTACAGCCCGCCAGGCTCGCCGACGCGGCCGGTGTCCGGTACGACGAGTTCAGCAACGTCAGCGTGGAGGTACCGGTGCGCGGCATCGGCCTGGAGCTCGATGCCGACGCCGCCGCCACCCGTTGGGTGGACGGGCTCGAGGTCGACGGCGCCGACGTGTTGGTGGGCTACGACCACCCGCACTTCGGGCGGTGGCCGGCGATCACCACGCGAGCCTACGGAGCTGGCCGGATCACGTACGTCGGCACTGTGCCGAACCCGGCCCTGGCCGCAGCACTGTTCCGGTGGATCAAGCCCGCGTCCTGGACCGAGCTGCCGGCCGGGGTGACCGTCACCTCGGCGACCAGCGCGGACGGCCGACGGCTCCGGTTCGTTCACAACTGGTCGTGGGACAGCGTCGGCCTCAAGGTGCCGGGCCGCGCTCACGACGTGCTCGCGGACCAGCCGGCCAACGGCGAGCTGGAGCTGGGCCCGTGGGATGTGCGGGTGCTCGTCGAGTTGGATCAGTAACCGTAGCCGCCGTCATCCGACGACGACGGCGCCTGGGTGGGCGCTGCGGCTGTGGTGGTGGCGGCGCGCCAGGTGAAGTCGATACCGGAGAAGGCGTCGGTGAGGTTGTTGCCCTTGGCCTCGCCGGCCTTGGTGTCGAGTTTGAAGGTGTACAGGGGCTTGCCCTGGAAGGTGAGTTGTTCTGCGCCGGTGTCCGAGCGCTTCATCGTGGCGAGGCCGGTGACCGACTTCGTGTCGGCGGCGGTGCCGGCGACGGGCATCCAGAAGCTCAGGCAGCTGCCGGTGCACTTGATCGTCCCGTCGGCTTCCTGGTCGGCGAAGTACAGCGTTTTCCCGGACGCGTCGACGAGCGTCCGGCCGACGCCGCCGACGTCCTTGACCGCGATCGCGCCGACCGCCTGCTCTTCTCCGGAGGCGGGCGAGCCGTTGTTCCCGCCGCACGCGGTGAGCGTGCCGAGCGCGGCCACTGTTGCTCCCAGCAACAAGATTCGTGTTCTCATCGGGATCTCCTCTCCCCCACAGATACGCGAGATCCGGCCGCCCGGTTCAGATTGAACCGTTCGCGGCCGTGCCGCGTAGTGCAGAAGTGTGGATGACGACACGGTGATCCGCGCGTTGTACGACAGGTACCGGCGGCCGCTGTACGGGTACGTGCTGCGCTCGGTCGGCGATCGGCAGTACGCCGAGGACATCGTGCAGGAAACGATGACCCGGGCCTGGGCGCACGCGGCCGAGCTGGATCCGGACCGCGCCGGGCGGTGGCTGTTCACGGTCGCGCGCAACCTGGTGATCTCCGGCCGCCGCCGGCAGGGCGCCCGGGTGACGGAGGTGCCGATCGAGGACCGCGAGTTCCCGGCGCTCGGAGACGACATCGAGCGGGTACTGCAGGTCTGGCAGGTGATCGAGGTACTGCGTGGGCTCAGCAAGGAGCACCGCCAGGTGATCGTCGAACTGTTCTACCACCGGCGCACCGTCAACGAGGCGGCTGTGATCCTCGGCGTACCGCCGGGGACGGTGAAGTCGCGCAGCTACTACGCGCTGCACGCTCTGCGAGCTGCACTGGAAGAGCGAGGAGTAACCGGCTCATGACCTGTCCGGAGACGACGTCGATCGGCGCCTATGTGCTCGGTGCGCTCGAGGCATCCGAACGGCACGTGGTCGAGGAGCACGTGGAAACCTGTGCGGCCTGTCGTGAGGCCCTGCTGCAGTTCGCTCACCTGCCGGGGCTTCTGCACGCAGTACCAGTCGAAGACATCGAGATCGATCAGCCAGAACCTGCGCCGCTCCAGCTGACCAGGAAGAAGAGGCCGCGGCGGCGATGGGTGCTGGCGGCAGCATCGGCAGCAACGGTCGCTGGTGTCGTCAGCTGGGGCCTGCTGTCCACACCGGCGTCAGCAACGTGGAAAGCCACGGACGGGGTCGGTGGCATCGACACCACGGCGAAGCTTGTCAGCCGCGGCTGGGGCACGGACATCCAGCTCCGGATGACCGACCTGAAGCCGTACGAGCACTGCGCGCTCGTGGTCCACGGCCGCGACGGCACCGTCGAAACAGCAGGCTGGTGGGCAGCGAACGGCAACTACCGGGCACAGGTTCCTGCCAGTACGTCGATCCCGCTGCGCGACATCGTACGGCTCGAAGTGGTCGCCGCCGGAGACACCGTACTGAGCACGGTGTCCCCGACGACGCACTGATTCACCAACTGTTGTTGGAGATTCCGGTGCCCAGAACGACCTGGTCGTAGGTGTTGCCGTCGTTGTCGTCGGTGTAGGCGACGGCGACTTCGGCGTACGGCGACACGGCAACCGTCATCTGCTCTTGCCGGCCGGTGGTCACGGAACTCAACCGCTGCGAGGACAACCGGTCGGTGTCGGTACCGTTCGTACCGAAGCCGCGGACCCACACGTCCGGGTCGGTGCCTTGGACCGTCCAGCCGACCACGGTCTGCGCCTGGTCGTCGATGCCGATCGACGCCGCTGTACCTCCCGCGGCGACCTCGGTGTCGGCGTACCGCGCCGTACCGGTCGACGTGAACGAACGCGTCCAGACACCCGCCGTACCGGTGTGGTCGGACGCCCACGCGACTGCGAAGTCGCCGTTGAAGTTGGCCGTGACCGATGCGTGCGTCTGCTGGCCACCGCCCTCGGAGTTGGCGGTACGTCGCGACAGTGAGGCCGCACCGTTGGTCCGAGCCAGCCGGATCAACCCGACGTTGTAGTACGCGTTGGCGTCGCCGTCCTCGTCCCACACGACAACCGCGTCACCGGACGCGGACACTGCCACGTCCGGGTTGTGGTGCTGGCCGGTCGTTTGCGAAGCATTCACCTGCCAGGCACGGGTCGTCGGACCGGTGAAGCCGGCCGCCATCACAGTTGCCTGCGCACCGGTCTGGATGTCCTCCCACGCCACAGTGAACGCGACAGCGCCACTGGTCGGTGCACCGTCCGGATCCACGGCGACCCGTGGGTTGATCTGCTGGCCGGTGGAGCTGTTGTTCGCGTTGCCGGACGCCGTCACGGTGCCGGCGGTGTTCACGACGCGGTACGGGATGTTGTAGTACCCGTTGCCGTCCGGGTCGTCCTGCCACACAACGACCGCGTTGCCCTTGTCGTCCAGCCCGACGTCCGGATGCAGGTGTCTCCAGTTCGTCACACCGCTGCCACCACCGGCGGACAGCTTCTTCTCGTACACAGCTGTGCCGTTGCGGAACAGCCGTAGGTAGATCTCGCTGTGCACGTTGTCCGTTGCGTTGTCGGTGTCGCGGTCGTCCTCCCAGACCACAGCGACGTACCCGTTCCGGTTGGTCGCCACAGCGGCGGCGTCCTGGTCACCGGTCGACGAACTGTTCGCTGTCACCCAGGTAGGTGTGGCGACGTGCGCCTCGGCCGGCGTGGCGGTGAAGGTCAGCGCGATAGCTGCCAGCGCTGTGAGAGCCAGGGTCTTCTTCATGTCACACCGCCTGCAGTCCGGGTCGGCCCTCTTGGATGACGAACGACTTCGCCGTGGTGACAGCGGCGCCGTGCTCCGACACCTTCGCCACAGCACGGAAATCGGCCCGCAGCTGGGTCGGGCTGATCGTCGTCCGGACGTAGCCGCGGCGGTTCTGGTAGAAGCGCAGCCAGGGGTTGTTCGACACGTTCGGGATCGTGGTGGAGCCGTCGCCGTCTCCACTCGAGCTGACCGAACTCGTCACCAGCTCCGACCCGATGACGGCCGAGTTCGCGTTGCTGTAGTCGGCCTTCAGGTCGCTGGCCCACGCGCGGTGCACGTCGCCGGTCAGCACCACCGGGTTGCGGGTGCCACGGTTGATCCAGCCCTGCTGGATCCGCGCCCGGGACGCGCGGTAGCCGTCCCACGAGTCCATGCTCGCCGCGCCTGCGGAGTCGAACCGCCGGGCGAAGAACACCTGCTGTCCAAGGATGTCCCAGGTGCCGTAGTGCTGATTCAGTCCGTCGAGCAGCCAGGTCTCCTGTGCGTTGCCGGGCAGACTGCGACTGGCGAGGTCGGCGTCGGAGCACACCTTCCAGCCGTCGCCACAGGCCTGGTCGTTGCGGTACTGCCGTGTGTCGAGCATGTGGAACGTCGCGAGACTCCCCCACCGCAGCCGGCGGTACAACGGGATCGAGTTGCCGCTGTTCGCCTGGGCTGGACGCAGCGGCATGTTCTCGTAGTACGCCTGGTACGCCGCTGTACGCCGTGCGGTCCACTGCGCCGAAGTGAGCGACGGCGTACTGTCCGCCCGCACCATGTTGGCGTAGTTGTTCTCGACCTCGTGGTCGTCCGGTACGACGATCCACGGTGCGGCCGCATGTGCCGCCTGCAGGTCCGGGTCCGACTTGTACTGCGCGTACCGGCGGCGGTAGTCCGCGAGCGACACGATCTCGCTGGCACCCGCGTGCAGACGAGGCCTGCCGGTCGTGGCGCCGTACTCGTAGATGTAGTCGCCCAGGAAGAGGATCAGGCCGGGATTCTCCTCGGCCATCCGCCGGTAGACGGTGTAATAGCCCTCCTCGTAGTGCGCGCACGAGGTGAAGGCCATGACCAGGTCGCGGCCGTTGGTGCCCACGGCGGGCGCGGTGCGGGTCCGGCCGACGGGCGAGATGTGGCCCTGGGCGCGGAACCGGTAGAAGTAGTCGGCGTCCGGGCCGAGGCCGGCCGCGACGACGTGCACCGAGTGCGCGGCGGCGTACGTGGCGGTGACCGTGCCGGAGGCGACCAGCGTGCTGAAGGTGTCGGTGGTCGACACCTGCCAGTCGACGGCGACGTCGGCGTTCGCCATGCCGCCGTGGCCGTCGGAGTTCAGCGGCAGCGGCGCCAGCCGGGTCCAGAGCACGACGCTGCCGGAATCCGGTTCACCGGACGCGACGCCGAGCTGGAACGGGTACGGGACGGCGGCGGTGGCGGTGATCACCGACGACTGGGCGGCAGCCGGGAGGGCGCCGGCCCCGGCCGCGGCGAGTCCGCCGAGAACGAGGGTCCTGCGACTGATTGGGCTCATGAGCCTCACCTTCACGGGTACTCAGGGCGGTAGGCCCCCGGATCGGTCGAACTGCCGGTGACCATTCGGGAACCTTGAGTGTGTGCGGTGCTTCGTGCCCATGATTGCGCAACATCGGTAAATTTCCTACAGCAGAACGAGGGCGAGCAGTACGGCAGTCGGTACGCCCTCGAGGAGCGTGTTCGTCCAGAGCCGCCGCTCCGTCACCAGCAGCACGAGCGCCAGGAACACGTGCTGCCCGGCGGTGAACGCGACCAGCGCCTCCCCCTGCGGAACATGACCGGTCCGGGCCAGGACGACGCCGAGCGCCAGCGCGACCGCGGTCGTGAAGTTGTAGAACCCGAGGTTCACGATCCACAGCCGCACCGCGTCGAAGTCCCGCCGCTCGAGCAGGAACAGCGGGTAGAGGCGCGGATGGCGGTAGAAGAACGACTCCATCAGCCAGACCGAGGCCAGCAGCACCGCGATGACGATCGCCAGTATCTGGGCCGCCGTACTCATGACGGCGCTCCGATCGTCACCCCGTGCCGGGCCGAGATCTGCCCGAGCGCGGCGTAGTCGGTGGGGTCGGCGCCGGCGAGGTCCGCGAAGAACGCGCCCATCCGCCCGGTCTGGCTGATCGCGAGGAACTTCGCGGCCGGGGTGAGCACCGAGAAGGTGTTCACGGTCCCGGCCGGGATGCTGATCGAGGCTCCGGGCCCGAGGTCGTAACCCTGATCCCCTGCCTGCACGAGGATCCGGCCCTGCAGGACGTAGAACGCCTTGCTCCACGACTCGGCGTGCGGCGGCGACGCGTCGGCGCGCGGCGCGTCGATCTCGAAGACCTCGTACTGCCCGTCCGTGTGCTCCGAGCCGATCTTCACGGTCACGGTCGCGTCGGGGGCGGCGTACTCGGCGCCGCTGCCCGCATTGCTGAGATGCACTGATTCGTTCATGACAGCGACGGTAGGAACGCGTGCGCTGTCGGGGTATCCCGTGCGGCGAGGCTCGGCGGACGGCCGGAATCCCCACATTTCCGGGATAGGCGGCAGCGGCACGGCGGCGCATACTGAGCCCATGTGGGAGGGCCGGGCGCGGGCCGCGCGCCGGGACATCGCGGCGTTGGCGACGTCGGGGATGGGCGTCGCCGAACTGCACGCTGCCGCGATCGAGGTGGTCGAACAGGTCGTCGGCAGTGAGTTCACCTGCTGGGCCGGGATCGACCCGGGCACGCTGGTGATCAGCTCGATGACCAGCGGCGCGGCCCGCATTCCGCCGGAGTACGAGCCGCGGCTGGCGGAGACGGAGTACGCCGGAACCGTGCCGAACTCGTTCGCCGAGCTGGCCCGGGCGTCACACCAGGTCGCGCGGTTGTCGGACCTGCCGTACCGCGAGGTCGTCACGCACCGGCGACTCAACGAGGTGTGGCGGCCACTCGGGATCGAGCACGAGGTGCGGACGACGTTCGTGGTGGACGGGGACTGCTGGGGCGCGGCCGGGTTCGTCCGCAGCGGACCTGATTTCAGCGATCGGGAACTGGAGTTCCTAGGGTCGGTGGCGCCGGTGATCGGCGCGGCGACGCGGGTCGCCGTCCGCACGGACGCGCACGGGTACCGCGGAGGGGTCGGCCCGTCGATCGTGGTCACGGGCCCGGCCGGGGAGCCGCGGGCGATCACGGCGGCCGCGCGAACCTGGCAGGACGAGCTCGACGAGATCGCGCCCGGGCGGTTCGGCGTACTGCTGCGGGCTGTCGTCACCGGGACTCGCGTAGCCGCCTCCGGCACCTTCCAGGCGCGGGTGCAGACCGCGTCCGGCGGATGGGTTGTGATGCAGGGCAGCCGCCTGCTCGGGGACAACGACGACGAGGTCGTGGTCACGATCGAGCCGGCATCGGGGAGTCACCTGGTCGGGATGCTGCTGGCGGCGTACGGACTGACGACGCGGGAGCGGGAGATCTGTCTGGAGATCATCTCCGGGCACACCACCAGCGAGATCGCGGACCGGCTGGCGATCTCGCCGCACACGATCCAGGACCACCTGAAGTCGGCGTTCGCGAAGGTCGGCGTGCGCAGCCGCGGCGAACTGGTCGCCACGTTGCGCCCGGACGACCTGACGGTCAGGCCGTGACGAGCTGCTTGCGATAAGTCCCAGGTGGTACGCCGAAGTCGCGCTTGAACGCCTTCGCGAACGCGAACTCCGACGTGTAACCGATCGCCTTCGCCACTGTGGCGAGCGGGCGATCGTGGTCCCGCAGCAACCGCGCCGCGGTCGTCATCCGCCACCGCGACAAGTAGGTCAACGGCGGCTCCCCCACCGCGTCGGTGAACCGCCGTGCGAACGCCGCCCGCGACAACCCCACACCCGCCGCCAGGTCGGCGACCGTCCACGCGGCACCGGGCTTCTCGTGGATGAGCTCCAGTGACCGGACGACCGCGGGGTCGGTCAGCGCCCGCGCCCAGCCCTGTTCCGTCGGGCAGTCCCGGTCCTCGAACCAGGCCCGCAGGATCAGCACCAGCAGGGCATCCACCAGCGCCGGTACGACGGCGGCGGAACCGGGCCGCTGCGCGTCCAGCTCCTCGCCCAGAATGCTGATTGCCGTGTGCAACGAACGGTGGCGTCCAGGATCCGCCGGTACGACGACCACGTCCGGCAGCCTGCTCAGCACCGGGTGTGGGCGCTCACGGTCCAGCCGATAGGTCCCGCACAGCAGCAGCGATCGGGCGCCGGGCCCCTGCTGCGGATCCTCGACGGTCGGATCGAAGTCGACCAGGGGCGAGTCCGGGTGATCCGCGAGCGCGTGTTCGGCGCCGCGGGGCAGGAGGACCGCGTCGCCCGGCCCGAGCGGGATCGGGTCGCCGTCCGGCGGCAGCAACCACGCCGTACCTTGCAGGATCAGGTGGAAGGTGGCGCCGTGCGAGTCCACGAAGCGCAGGCCCCACGGGCCCCGGACGTCGGTGCGCCCGGACGTGGCCGGACCGGTCTTCATCGAGTCGACGACATCCGCGAGTACATCCATACCTGGCATGATACGCGCACACGCCAAGACGATCGGACATAAATCTGCGCTCGATGGACATAGATCCGCTCGCTGGCGCCTCCTACGCTCGGTGACAGAACATCAACGAGAAGGAGCAAGGATGAGCATCGTCGTCACCGCAGCCACCGGCCACTTGGGCACACTCGTCATCGACGAGCTGTTGCAGCGGGTTCCGGCCGATCAGGTTGTCGCGGTCGCCCGGAACGCCGCGAAGGCCGCACCGCTCGCGGACCGTGGCGTCGAGGTCCGGATCGCCGACTACAACGACCCGGGCGCGTTGGCGAAGGCGTTCGGGGCCGGCGACACGGTCCTGCTGATCTCCGGTCTGGAGGCGAACCGTCTCGAGCAGCACCAGGCTGTCATCGCGGCCGCGAAGGACGCCGGCGTCGCGCGGATCGCGTACACCAGCGTGCTCGGCGGGCCGGAGGCCGACTTCGATCTGGCCGCCGACCACCGCGCCACCGAGCAGGCGATCCTCGACTCCGGCCTGCCGTACACGTTCCTCCGCAACGGCTGGTACAACGAGGTCTACACCGACCAGATCGCCGTACAGCTGGAGCACGGTGTCGTCGGCAGCGCGGGGGACGGGCAGATCGCCTCGGCCGCGCGGCGGGACTACGCGGCCGCGGCGGCCGTCGTCCTCACGTCGGAAGGCCATGAGAAAAAGGCGTACGAGCTGAACGGCGATGTGTCCTGGACGCTGACCGAGTACGCCGCCGAGCTGTCGAAGCAGTCCGGGAAGGACGTTGCCTACAACAACCTCTCCCCCGCGGACCACGCCCAGGTGCTGGTCGGCGCCGGGCTGCCGGAGCCGGTGGCACAGCTGTTCGTCGGCGTCGACAACGCGATCGGGCGCGGCCTGCTCGCCGGCCGCGGCAGCGACCTCACCCGCCTGATCGGCCGTCCCACCACCCCGCTCGCGGACTCCATCGCCGCCGCCCTGAAGGCGTAGGCGAACCGCCACGCAGGCAGAACCCCTCGTTCTGGGCGTTTGACGCGCAGATACCGGGGTTTTGCCTGCGTGGCGATACGCATCACGTCGCCGCGACGAGGCGGTTGTGCTGCTCCCCGAGGCCGTCGGCCCAGACCCGGAGTACGTCGCCTGCGCGCAGGTAGCGCGGCGGCTTCTGGCCTGCGCCGACGCCGGCCGGGGTGCCGGTGCTGATCACGTCGCCCGGGTAGAGCGTCATGAACTGCGAGATGTAGTGCACCAGGTGCGCGACGCCGAAGATCATCTCGGCCGTCGAGCTGTCCTGCAGCACCTCGCCGTTCACGTCCAGCCCGAGCCTGATCTTCTGCGGGTCCGGCACCTCGTCCGCGGTCAGGATCCACGGCCCGAGCGGGCAGAACGTCGCCGCGTTCTTGCCCTTGTCCCACTGCCCACCGCGCTCCAACTGGAAGTGCCGCTCGGACACGTCGTTCACCAGCACGTACCCGGCGACGTGCTCCAGCGCCTCGGCCTCGTCGGTGAGGTACGCCGCGGTGCGGCCGATCACCACCCCGAGCTCCACCTCCCAGTCGGTCTTCTCGCCACCGCGCGGGATGATCACGTCGTCGCGCGCACCGACCACCGTGTCCGGTGCCTTCATGAACAGGATCGGCTCGGCCGGCGCCTCCTGCCCGCCCTCGGCCGCGTGGTCGGCGTAGTTCAGCCCGACACACACGATCTTCCCGGGATCGAGCGGCGCCGCGAGTCGCACCGTCTCGAGGTCCATGGCGTCCTCCGGCGCCGCGGCGCGCTCCCGCCAACGGTCCGGATCGAACGGCTCGGACGTGCCCGGCAACGGCAGCACTCGCCCGTCCTCGGCCAGCACCGCGTCGCGCAGTCCGTCCGGCGTGTGGATCCGAAGCAGTCTCACTTGTTCCTCCAACCAGAGTTCTTGCCCCAGTTCAGGTAGGCGATGCCCAAGGCGTGCGAGCCTTGCACGGGAACGAGCTGTACGGCGTCGTACACCCGCAGGGACTGTTGGTAGACCAGCAGGTCCTGTTCGGCGTAAGCACCCCATCGTGCACACTGCACCGCGTTCGCCGGAACCGCAACGGCCGTCCCGTCGACGCGGTACCAAACCTCGGTCGCGGACCGGATCAGCTTCTTCGTGAACGTCCTGGTGAACCGGCCGACGTCCGTCGCCGGCCCGCCGTCGATGCCCGCGTCGTACGCCGCGTGCACGAACTCGGTGCTGATCGCCGCGTGGCTGAGGTCTTCGATCTGCTTCGAGGCCGGGTACGACGGCGTGTACTCCGAAATGCCCGCGGTCTTCGGGAACCCGGTGTAGAGCTGGCTGTACGGCGGCCAGTACGTCCACACGTACGCGTCGTCGACGAGTCGTAGCGCGGGCTCGAACGCCTTCAGCATCTGCAGAACCCGGGTCCGGTACCGCGGCTGCTTGGTGACGCGGAAGAGCTCGACGAGCACCTGACCGATGCCCTGACTCTGGTTGTACGGCTGGATCGTGCCGTCGAACGGGATCGGCGCACCCTTCGGCCAGACGTAGTCGCCGGTGCCGTCCGGTCGCGAGACCCACTCCGGGTCGTGGAACTCGACCGCCGAGGCGGCCGCGTCGAGCAGCTCGCGCGCGAACTCCTGCCGCTCGCCGCGCCGCAGCTCCGCCGACTCCAGCACCATCCGGGCGTACCGCGCCAGCGGGAACGCGATCATCCCGGTGTGCACGGCGAAGACGTAGTACTGCGAGGTGAAGCTGATCGTGGTCGCCGCCGGTGCGGGTGCGGCGGCCGGGGCGTCCCGGAGATCGACCGCGGTCCAGCGCAGCCCCGCGTTGTAGGCGTTGTTGACCGCGGTGACGACGTACGTCGGTGACGCGGGATCGAGACTGACCGCCGGCAGGGTGACGACGGTCGTGGTGGCAGGGTTGCGCAGTACGAGATCGAAGGTGCCGTTGGCAACGTTCGAGACGGTCGCCGTCGACTCGGCCGACCTGATCCCGGCCCATCTCAGTTGGACGGCGGCATTGCCGGTGCCGTCACGGAGTACACCGTGTCCGGCGGTGTAGTTGCCGGCCGTGCGCCAGGCCTGGCCCGACCGGCCCGCGTAGTCCTTGACGCCGCGGGCGTGGTCGGTGGTCTTGATCACGTGGCGGGCGCGGTCCTCGAACGTCCGCAGGTAGCGCTCGTCCTGGTGCGCCTCGTACATGCGCAGCAGGCTGAGCAGGAAGTAGGACTCGCCCCAGGCGTACAGGCCGGCCTCGTTGTGCTGTGGGTTGGACGCCAGGTAGCCGGCCTGGGCGGCGTCGAAGGCTTCCGGTGAGTCGTAGACGAGTGGATCGGCGAAGGCCGTCGAGGGCAGACCTGCCCAGGCGGCAACTCCACCGGCGGCGGTTCCGAGGATGAGCGTGCGGCGGCTGACGTGCATCAAGACCTCACAAGGGGGTTGGGCGGGGTGGGCGGGGTGGGCGGGTCAGCCTTTGACGGCGCCGCCCATGCTGTTGAGGATGCGTTTCTGCAGCAGGAGGAAGACCACGACGACAGGGATCAGGGAAATGACGGTGCCGGCGGCGAGACCGCGGACGTCGGTCCCGGCGACGCCGCTCAGGTAGGCGATCCCGAGCGCGATCGGGAACTTGGACT includes:
- a CDS encoding carbohydrate ABC transporter permease, with the protein product MTARRSNVLTVCMVLLLIYFLLPLFWLFIASTKTVGDLFSSFGLWFADDFSLLSNIRETVTNGGWVFSRWMGNTVFYSVVSAGGAAFLCALGGYGFAKYRFRGNGAMFGLVLGAIMVPTTALAIPTYLLFSKASLVNTPWAIILPSLVSPFGLYLMRIYAQDAVPDGIIEAARIDGAGEFRIFFQVALRMLAPGIVTVLLFTLVATWNNYFLPLIMLNNPDLYPITLGLAQWSSQASAGGGTTGAVLSLVITGSFLSVVPLIAAFLLLQRYWQSGLASGGIKA
- a CDS encoding beta-galactosidase gives rise to the protein MQERVLFGAAYYHEYQPHDRLNQDLDLMAAARFSVIRVGESVWSTWEPENGRFDVDWLQPVLDGAQARGIAVVLGTPTYAVPPWLARLYPEITGERRTGQRIGWGARQEVDFTHPGFRFHAERVIRKITERYADHPAVIGFQVDNEPGNELLHNHGVFQRFVDTLRHKYGDVQTLNDAWGLVYWSHRLSDWADLWTPDGNVQPQYDVAWRQFQADQTTEFIGWQADIVREYARPDQFVTTCIAYERPAVADDELVRRLDVTAGNAYYSMQDGLRHPHAGSAQQGWTTNGTWALYLSADRMYSSKQSPFLVTETNAQSIGFPWNNRPAYDGQWRQAAWALVSRGAKMIEYWHWHTLHFGAETYWGGVLPHSGQPGRTYREVAQLGAEFEAAGSLVVDLTPDSDLTLLYSTPSKWLMQKYPALAHADGSPDERSYHGFFDPFYRGAFDAGLQVRILHTSQFTGSVRDHPVLVVPALYLADTDLLDQLAAYAEVGGHLVVGPRTGYADHEARARTDVQPARLADAAGVRYDEFSNVSVEVPVRGIGLELDADAAATRWVDGLEVDGADVLVGYDHPHFGRWPAITTRAYGAGRITYVGTVPNPALAAALFRWIKPASWTELPAGVTVTSATSADGRRLRFVHNWSWDSVGLKVPGRAHDVLADQPANGELELGPWDVRVLVELDQ
- a CDS encoding sigma-70 family RNA polymerase sigma factor; translated protein: MDDDTVIRALYDRYRRPLYGYVLRSVGDRQYAEDIVQETMTRAWAHAAELDPDRAGRWLFTVARNLVISGRRRQGARVTEVPIEDREFPALGDDIERVLQVWQVIEVLRGLSKEHRQVIVELFYHRRTVNEAAVILGVPPGTVKSRSYYALHALRAALEERGVTGS
- a CDS encoding anti-sigma factor family protein — translated: MTCPETTSIGAYVLGALEASERHVVEEHVETCAACREALLQFAHLPGLLHAVPVEDIEIDQPEPAPLQLTRKKRPRRRWVLAAASAATVAGVVSWGLLSTPASATWKATDGVGGIDTTAKLVSRGWGTDIQLRMTDLKPYEHCALVVHGRDGTVETAGWWAANGNYRAQVPASTSIPLRDIVRLEVVAAGDTVLSTVSPTTH
- a CDS encoding alkaline phosphatase D family protein; protein product: MSPISRRTLVLGGLAAAGAGALPAAAQSSVITATAAVPYPFQLGVASGEPDSGSVVLWTRLAPLPLNSDGHGGMANADVAVDWQVSTTDTFSTLVASGTVTATYAAAHSVHVVAAGLGPDADYFYRFRAQGHISPVGRTRTAPAVGTNGRDLVMAFTSCAHYEEGYYTVYRRMAEENPGLILFLGDYIYEYGATTGRPRLHAGASEIVSLADYRRRYAQYKSDPDLQAAHAAAPWIVVPDDHEVENNYANMVRADSTPSLTSAQWTARRTAAYQAYYENMPLRPAQANSGNSIPLYRRLRWGSLATFHMLDTRQYRNDQACGDGWKVCSDADLASRSLPGNAQETWLLDGLNQHYGTWDILGQQVFFARRFDSAGAASMDSWDGYRASRARIQQGWINRGTRNPVVLTGDVHRAWASDLKADYSNANSAVIGSELVTSSVSSSGDGDGSTTIPNVSNNPWLRFYQNRRGYVRTTISPTQLRADFRAVAKVSEHGAAVTTAKSFVIQEGRPGLQAV
- a CDS encoding DUF1304 family protein, with amino-acid sequence MSTAAQILAIVIAVLLASVWLMESFFYRHPRLYPLFLLERRDFDAVRLWIVNLGFYNFTTAVALALGVVLARTGHVPQGEALVAFTAGQHVFLALVLLVTERRLWTNTLLEGVPTAVLLALVLL